In one Sphingobium sp. MI1205 genomic region, the following are encoded:
- a CDS encoding GNAT family N-acetyltransferase, with amino-acid sequence MFARTPRLLLRPGWMEDAPALAEAIGEPAILRNLIRAPALYDVDDARAFLALPHDSRMPRLLVFSRTRGAPRLVGGCGLHLAEDGTPEIGYWVARPYWGLGFATEAAGAALGMARAAGITGIRASHFADNPASGNVLRKLGFRYTGRVERRYSPARGATAECLVFEEGIAGRASIDPAMDLYDDAMPAMAA; translated from the coding sequence ATGTTCGCCCGTACCCCCCGCCTGCTCCTTAGGCCCGGCTGGATGGAAGATGCACCCGCGCTGGCCGAGGCGATCGGCGAGCCGGCCATTCTCCGCAACCTCATTCGTGCGCCCGCCCTCTACGATGTGGACGACGCCCGCGCCTTCCTCGCGCTGCCGCACGATTCGCGCATGCCGCGCCTTTTGGTCTTTTCCCGTACCCGCGGCGCGCCGCGGCTCGTCGGCGGCTGTGGGCTGCACCTTGCCGAAGATGGCACGCCGGAAATCGGATATTGGGTCGCGCGACCCTATTGGGGCCTGGGCTTTGCGACGGAGGCAGCCGGCGCGGCGCTCGGGATGGCGCGCGCGGCGGGCATTACCGGCATCCGGGCATCGCACTTCGCCGACAATCCGGCATCAGGCAACGTCCTGCGCAAGCTTGGTTTCCGTTACACCGGGCGCGTTGAGCGGCGTTACAGTCCTGCGCGCGGCGCGACGGCCGAATGCCTGGTTTTCGAAGAGGGCATTGCCGGCCGAGCGAGCATCGATCCAGCAATGGACCTTTATGATGATGCCATGCCAGCCATGGCGGCATGA